A region of Carassius auratus strain Wakin chromosome 23, ASM336829v1, whole genome shotgun sequence DNA encodes the following proteins:
- the LOC113040893 gene encoding carcinoembryonic antigen-related cell adhesion molecule 5-like has protein sequence MAPFATQIDETSTVLQRKKRRRDMASDVMCLCVVLLFSGLQFTTGCAVQLSYITCSPGESVLLPCRDINSHLTEVQWWIGDSQTHTLHYSVSPLDAIKGQRYKDRVQIQGNLSLSITRLNVDDAGMYSCKTTETDKQRYVYLYVEGCSLSGNEGSVEISRYSGESVLLSCLVKCSSRHEPDSEFRWILPNSREINLRINSAELSRLYQGRFQMFDIKSGNLSLLISNLTEEDEGLYSCWSKENQHKSFSLTVKGCTLPETEREPKTKYTGDSVLLSCSCKDPKTNPKHFRWTYVESSGTEVSSQTLRYKDRVHTFHKTTPSNLSLLISNLTEDDQGTYRCTVNNKTSADTRLIVKGCVLSKHHITKSSHPGGSVILPCSCEDPKTRPEHFEWKRAAVNETLVSDAEEINGRFQTIRDSPHNLSLHISNLTETDRGLYVCSVNGKQSRHVNLTLTDSAVINPLDYQYYLIFLICLMLLLATGCIYRRFNQRARKQRRGSRLIQSPDDER, from the exons ATGGCACCGTTTGCTACTCAGAT AGATGAAACATCAACTGTCCTTCAGAGGAAGAAGAGACGGAGAGACATGGCTTCAGACGTGATGTGCTTGTGTGTTGTTCTGCTCTTCTCTGGACTTCAGTTCACAACAG GCTGTGCAGTACAGTTATCATACATCACGTGTTCTCCAGGAGAGTCTGTGCTGCTGCCCTGCAGGGATATAAACTCACATCTCACTGAAGTCCAGTGGTGGATTGGTGATTCTCAGACCCACACTCTTCATTACTCAGTGTCTCCTCTGGATGCTATTAAAGGTCAGCGATACAAAGACAGAGTTCAGATTCAGGGGAATCTCTCGCTGTCCATCACTCGACTCAATGTAGACGACGCAGGAATGTACTCGTGTAAAACAACAGAGACTGACAAACAGCGCTATGTTTATCTATATGTTGAAG GTTGTTCTTTATCAGGGAATGAAGGATCAGTGGAGATCAGCAGATATTCAGGGGAATCTGTGCTTCTGTCCTGTTTGGTCAAATGTAGCAGCCGTCATGAACCAGATTCAGAGTTCAGATGGATATTACCAAACTCCAGAGAAATAAACCTGAGAATTAACTCTGCTGAACTCAGTCGACTCTATCAGGGCAGATTTCAGATGTTTGATATAAAGTCAGGAAACCTCTCTCTGCTGATCTCTAACCTGACTGAGGAAGATGAAGGACTGTATTCCTGCTGGAGTAAAGAGAATCAACACAAGAGCTTCAGTCTCACTGTTAAAG GATGCACACTGCCAGAGACTGAGCGGGAACCTAAAACCAAGTACACGGGTGACTCTGTGCTTCTGTCCTGCTCATGTAAAGACCCAAAGACCAATCCTAAGCACTTCAGATGGACCTATGTAGAGTCCAGTGGGACTGAAGTGTCCAGTCAAACTCTGCGGTATAAAGACAGAGTCCACACGTTTCACAAGACGACTCCATCAAATCTGTCTCTGTTGATCTCCAACCTGACCGAAGATGACCAGGGCACTTACAGATGCACAGTTAACAACAAAACATCCGCTGACACCAGACTCATCGTTAAAG GCTGTGTTTTATCCAAACATCACATCACCAAGAGCTCCCATCCAGGAGGATCCGTGATTCTTCCATGTTCCTGTGAAGATCCCAAAACCAGACCGGAGCACTTTGAATGGAAGCGAGCAGCTGTGAATGAGACGCTGGTTTCAGACGCTGAGGAGATCAACGGCCGATTCCAGACCATCAGAGATTCTCCTCATAATCTCTCCTTACACATCTCAAACCTGACCGAGACTGACCGAGGACTGTATGTGTGCTCAGTCAACGGCAAACAATCCAGACACGTCAATCTCACTCTTACAG ATTCTGCTGTTATAAATCCTCTCGATTATCAGTACTATCTGATATTTCTGATCTGTCTGATGCTGCTGCTGGCGACTGGATGCATCTACCGGAGATTTAACCAAAgag CAAGGAAACAAAGGAGAGGAAGCCGACTGATCCAGAGCCCAGACGATGAG AGATGA
- the LOC113041641 gene encoding carcinoembryonic antigen-related cell adhesion molecule 3-like isoform X3, whose protein sequence is MASDVMCFCVVLLFSGLQFTTGCAVQLSYITCSPGESVLLPCRDINSHLTEVQWWIGDSQTHTLHYSVSPLDAIKGQRYKDRVQIQGNLSLSITRLNVDDAGMYSCKTTETDKQRYVYLYVEGCSLSGNEGSVEISRYSGESVLLSCLVKCSARHEPDSEFRWILPNSREINLNINSAELSRLYQGRFQMFDIKSGNLSLLISNLTEEDEGLYSCWSKENQHKNFRLTVKGCTLPETEREPKTKYTGDSVLLSCSCKDPNTKPEHFRWTHVESSGTEVSSQTLRYKDRVHTFHKTTPSNLSLLISNLTEDDQGTYRCTVNNKTSADTRLIVKGCVLSKHHITKSSHPGGSVILPCSCEDPKTRPEHFEWKRAAVNETLVSDAEEINGRFQTIRDSPHNLFLRISNLTETDRGLYVCSVNGKQSRHVNLTLTAKGGRREIQRSNDEDDVTYSSVTQIKGKKRPCKKEEEVVYSTMADMSRSTREEVYSSVVHIKSHKPQSRLMNTEEAVVYASVQKEKT, encoded by the exons ATGGCTTCAGACGTGATGTGCTTTTGTGTTGTTCTGCTCTTCTCTGGACTTCAGTTCACAACAG gcTGTGCAGTACAGTTATCATACATCACGTGTTCTCCAGGAGAGTCTGTGCTGCTGCCCTGCAGGGATATAAACTCACATCTCACTGAAGTCCAGTGGTGGATTGGTGATTCTCAGACCCACACTCTTCATTACTCAGTGTCTCCTCTGGACGCTATTAAAGGTCAGCGATACAAAGACAGAGTTCAGATTCAGGGGAATCTCTCGCTGTCCATCACTCGACTCAATGTAGACGACGCAGGAATGTACTCGTGTAAAACAACAGAGACTGACAAACAGCGCTATGTTTATCTATATGTTGAAG GTTGTTCTTTATCAGGGAATGAAGGATCAGTGGAGATCAGCAGATATTCAGGGGAATCTGTGCTTCTGTCCTGTTTGGTCAAATGTAGCGCCCGTCATGAACCAGATTCAGAGTTCAGATGGATATTACCAAACTCCAGAGAAATAAACCTGAACATTAACTCTGCTGAACTCAGTCGACTCTATCAGGGCAGATTTCAGATGTTTGATATAAAGTCAGGAAACCTCTCTCTGCTGATCTCTAACCTGACTGAGGAAGATGAAGGACTGTATTCCTGCTGGAGTAAAGAGAATCAACACAAGAACTTCAGACTCACTGttaaag GATGCACACTGCCAGAGACTGAGCGGGAACCTAAAACCAAGTACACGGGTGACTCTGTGCTTCTGTCCTGCTCATGTAAAGACCCAAACACCAAACCTGAGCACTTCAGATGGACCCATGTAGAGTCCAGTGGGACTGAAGTGTCCAGTCAAACTCTGCGGTATAAAGACAGAGTCCACACGTTTCACAAGACGACTCCATCAAATCTGTCTCTGTTGATCTCCAACCTGACTGAAGATGACCAGGGCACTTACAGATGCACAGTTAACAACAAAACATCCGCTGACACCAGACTCATCGTTAAAG GCTGTGTTTTATCCAAACATCACATCACCAAGAGCTCCCATCCAGGAGGATCCGTGATTCTTCCATGTTCCTGTGAAGATCCCAAAACCAGACCGGAGCACTTTGAATGGAAGCGAGCAGCTGTGAATGAGACGCTGGTTTCAGACGCTGAGGAGATCAACGGCCGATTCCAGACCATCAGAGATTCTCCTCATAATCTCTTCTTACGCATCTCAAACCTGACCGAGACTGACCGAGGACTGTATGTGTGCTCAGTCAACGGCAAACAATCCAGACACGTCAATCTCACTCTTACAG CTAAAGGAGGACGCAGAGAGATCCAGAGATCAAATGATGAG GATGACGTGACTTACTCCAGCGTCACACaaattaaagggaaaaaaagaccTTGCAAAAAG gAAGAAGAGGTTGTTTATTCGACTATGGCAGACATGAGCAGATCTACTCGG GAGGAGGTTTATTCATCTGTAGTCCACATCAAATCTCACAAACCACAATCCCGACTCATGAACACTGAGGAGGCCGTTGTCTACGCAAGTGTgcagaaagagaaaacatga
- the LOC113041641 gene encoding carcinoembryonic antigen-related cell adhesion molecule 5-like isoform X2: MASDVMCFCVVLLFSGLQFTTGCAVQLSYITCSPGESVLLPCRDINSHLTEVQWWIGDSQTHTLHYSVSPLDAIKGQRYKDRVQIQGNLSLSITRLNVDDAGMYSCKTTETDKQRYVYLYVEGCSLSGNEGSVEISRYSGESVLLSCLVKCSARHEPDSEFRWILPNSREINLNINSAELSRLYQGRFQMFDIKSGNLSLLISNLTEEDEGLYSCWSKENQHKNFRLTVKGCTLPETEREPKTKYTGDSVLLSCSCKDPNTKPEHFRWTHVESSGTEVSSQTLRYKDRVHTFHKTTPSNLSLLISNLTEDDQGTYRCTVNNKTSADTRLIVKGCVLSKHHITKSSHPGGSVILPCSCEDPKTRPEHFEWKRAAVNETLVSDAEEINGRFQTIRDSPHNLFLRISNLTETDRGLYVCSVNGKQSRHVNLTLTDSAVINPLDYQYYLIFLICLMLLLATGCIYRRFNQRAKGGRREIQRSNDEDDVTYSSVTQIKGKKRPCKKEEEVVYSTMADMSRSTREVYSSVVHIKSHKPQSRLMNTEEAVVYASVQKEKT, translated from the exons ATGGCTTCAGACGTGATGTGCTTTTGTGTTGTTCTGCTCTTCTCTGGACTTCAGTTCACAACAG gcTGTGCAGTACAGTTATCATACATCACGTGTTCTCCAGGAGAGTCTGTGCTGCTGCCCTGCAGGGATATAAACTCACATCTCACTGAAGTCCAGTGGTGGATTGGTGATTCTCAGACCCACACTCTTCATTACTCAGTGTCTCCTCTGGACGCTATTAAAGGTCAGCGATACAAAGACAGAGTTCAGATTCAGGGGAATCTCTCGCTGTCCATCACTCGACTCAATGTAGACGACGCAGGAATGTACTCGTGTAAAACAACAGAGACTGACAAACAGCGCTATGTTTATCTATATGTTGAAG GTTGTTCTTTATCAGGGAATGAAGGATCAGTGGAGATCAGCAGATATTCAGGGGAATCTGTGCTTCTGTCCTGTTTGGTCAAATGTAGCGCCCGTCATGAACCAGATTCAGAGTTCAGATGGATATTACCAAACTCCAGAGAAATAAACCTGAACATTAACTCTGCTGAACTCAGTCGACTCTATCAGGGCAGATTTCAGATGTTTGATATAAAGTCAGGAAACCTCTCTCTGCTGATCTCTAACCTGACTGAGGAAGATGAAGGACTGTATTCCTGCTGGAGTAAAGAGAATCAACACAAGAACTTCAGACTCACTGttaaag GATGCACACTGCCAGAGACTGAGCGGGAACCTAAAACCAAGTACACGGGTGACTCTGTGCTTCTGTCCTGCTCATGTAAAGACCCAAACACCAAACCTGAGCACTTCAGATGGACCCATGTAGAGTCCAGTGGGACTGAAGTGTCCAGTCAAACTCTGCGGTATAAAGACAGAGTCCACACGTTTCACAAGACGACTCCATCAAATCTGTCTCTGTTGATCTCCAACCTGACTGAAGATGACCAGGGCACTTACAGATGCACAGTTAACAACAAAACATCCGCTGACACCAGACTCATCGTTAAAG GCTGTGTTTTATCCAAACATCACATCACCAAGAGCTCCCATCCAGGAGGATCCGTGATTCTTCCATGTTCCTGTGAAGATCCCAAAACCAGACCGGAGCACTTTGAATGGAAGCGAGCAGCTGTGAATGAGACGCTGGTTTCAGACGCTGAGGAGATCAACGGCCGATTCCAGACCATCAGAGATTCTCCTCATAATCTCTTCTTACGCATCTCAAACCTGACCGAGACTGACCGAGGACTGTATGTGTGCTCAGTCAACGGCAAACAATCCAGACACGTCAATCTCACTCTTACAG ATTCTGCTGTTATAAATCCTCTCGATTATCAGTACTATCTGATATTTCTGATCTGTCTGATGCTGCTGCTGGCGACTGGATGCATCTACCGGAGATTTAACCAAAGAG CTAAAGGAGGACGCAGAGAGATCCAGAGATCAAATGATGAG GATGACGTGACTTACTCCAGCGTCACACaaattaaagggaaaaaaagaccTTGCAAAAAG gAAGAAGAGGTTGTTTATTCGACTATGGCAGACATGAGCAGATCTACTCGG GAGGTTTATTCATCTGTAGTCCACATCAAATCTCACAAACCACAATCCCGACTCATGAACACTGAGGAGGCCGTTGTCTACGCAAGTGTgcagaaagagaaaacatga
- the LOC113041772 gene encoding carcinoembryonic antigen-related cell adhesion molecule 5-like, with protein MASDVMCFCVVLLFSGLQFTTGCAVQLLYITCSPGESVLLPCRDINSHLTEVQWWIGDAQTHTLHYSVSPLDAIKGQRYKDRVQIQGNLSLSITRLNVDDAGMYSCKTTETDKQRYVYLYVEGCSLSGNEGSVEISRYSGESVLLSCLVKCSARHEPDSEFRWILPNSREINLNINSAELSRLYQGRFQMFDIKSGNLSLLISNLTEEDEGLYSCWSKENQHKSFRLTVKGCTLPETEREPKTKYTGDSVLLSCSCKDPNTNPKHFRWTHVESSGTEVSSQTLRYKDRVHTFHKTTPSNLSLLISNLTEDDQGTYRCTVNNKTSADTRLIVKGCVLSKHHITKSSHPGGSVILPCSCEDPKTRPEHFEWKRAAVNETLVSDAEEINGRFQTIRDSPHNLSLRISNLTETDRGLYVCSVNGKQSRHVNLTLTDSAVINPLDYQYYLIFLICLMLLLATGCIYRRFNQRARKQRRGSRLIQSPDDEDDTYTTVVYSSS; from the exons ATGGCTTCAGACGTGATGTGCTTTTGTGTTGTTCTGCTCTTCTCTGGACTTCAGTTCACAACAG gcTGTGCAGTACAGTTATTATACATCACGTGTTCTCCAGGAGAGTCTGTGCTGCTGCCCTGCAGGGATATAAACTCACATCTCACTGAAGTCCAGTGGTGGATTGGTGATGCTCAGACCCACACTCTTCATTACTCAGTGTCTCCTCTGGACGCTATTAAAGGTCAGCGATACAAAGACAGAGTTCAGATTCAGGGGAATCTCTCGCTGTCCATCACTCGACTCAATGTAGACGACGCAGGAATGTACTCGTGTAAAACAACAGAGACTGACAAACAGCGCTATGTTTATCTATATGTTGAAG GTTGTTCTTTATCAGGGAATGAAGGATCAGTGGAGATCAGCAGATATTCAGGGGAATCTGTGCTTCTGTCCTGTTTGGTCAAATGTAGCGCCCGTCATGAACCAGATTCAGAGTTCAGATGGATATTACCAAACTCCAGAGAAATAAACCTGAACATTAACTCTGCTGAACTCAGTCGACTCTATCAGGGCAGATTTCAGATGTTTGATATAAAGTCAGGAAACCTCTCTCTGCTGATCTCTAACCTGACTGAGGAAGATGAAGGACTGTATTCCTGCTGGAGTAAAGAGAATCAACACAAGAGCTTCAGACTCACTGTTAAAG GATGCACACTGCCAGAGACTGAGCGGGAACCTAAAACCAAGTACACGGGTGACTCTGTGCTTCTGTCCTGCTCATGTAAAGACCCAAACACCAATCCTAAGCACTTCAGATGGACCCATGTAGAGTCCAGTGGGACTGAAGTGTCCAGTCAAACTCTGCGGTATAAAGACAGAGTCCACACGTTTCACAAGACGACTCCATCAAATCTGTCTCTGTTGATCTCCAACCTGACTGAAGATGACCAGGGCACTTACAGATGCACAGTTAACAACAAAACATCCGCTGACACCAGACTCATCGTTAAAG GCTGTGTTTTATCCAAACATCACATCACCAAGAGCTCCCATCCAGGAGGATCCGTGATTCTTCCATGTTCCTGTGAAGATCCCAAAACCAGACCGGAGCACTTTGAATGGAAGCGAGCAGCTGTGAATGAGACGCTGGTTTCAGACGCTGAGGAGATCAACGGCCGATTCCAGACCATCAGAGATTCTCCTCATAATCTCTCCTTACGCATCTCAAACCTGACCGAGACTGACCGAGGACTGTATGTGTGCTCAGTCAACGGCAAACAATCCAGACACGTCAATCTCACTCTTACAG ATTCTGCTGTTATAAATCCTCTCGATTATCAGTACTATCTGATATTTCTGATCTGTCTGATGCTGCTGCTGGCGACTGGATGCATCTACCGGAGATTTAACCAAAGAg CAAGGAAACAAAGGAGAGGAAGCCGACTGATCCAGAGCCCAGACGATGAG GATGATACGTACACAACTGTAGTCTACAGTTCATCTTAG
- the LOC113041641 gene encoding carcinoembryonic antigen-related cell adhesion molecule 5-like isoform X1, with translation MASDVMCFCVVLLFSGLQFTTGCAVQLSYITCSPGESVLLPCRDINSHLTEVQWWIGDSQTHTLHYSVSPLDAIKGQRYKDRVQIQGNLSLSITRLNVDDAGMYSCKTTETDKQRYVYLYVEGCSLSGNEGSVEISRYSGESVLLSCLVKCSARHEPDSEFRWILPNSREINLNINSAELSRLYQGRFQMFDIKSGNLSLLISNLTEEDEGLYSCWSKENQHKNFRLTVKGCTLPETEREPKTKYTGDSVLLSCSCKDPNTKPEHFRWTHVESSGTEVSSQTLRYKDRVHTFHKTTPSNLSLLISNLTEDDQGTYRCTVNNKTSADTRLIVKGCVLSKHHITKSSHPGGSVILPCSCEDPKTRPEHFEWKRAAVNETLVSDAEEINGRFQTIRDSPHNLFLRISNLTETDRGLYVCSVNGKQSRHVNLTLTDSAVINPLDYQYYLIFLICLMLLLATGCIYRRFNQRAKGGRREIQRSNDEDDVTYSSVTQIKGKKRPCKKEEEVVYSTMADMSRSTREEVYSSVVHIKSHKPQSRLMNTEEAVVYASVQKEKT, from the exons ATGGCTTCAGACGTGATGTGCTTTTGTGTTGTTCTGCTCTTCTCTGGACTTCAGTTCACAACAG gcTGTGCAGTACAGTTATCATACATCACGTGTTCTCCAGGAGAGTCTGTGCTGCTGCCCTGCAGGGATATAAACTCACATCTCACTGAAGTCCAGTGGTGGATTGGTGATTCTCAGACCCACACTCTTCATTACTCAGTGTCTCCTCTGGACGCTATTAAAGGTCAGCGATACAAAGACAGAGTTCAGATTCAGGGGAATCTCTCGCTGTCCATCACTCGACTCAATGTAGACGACGCAGGAATGTACTCGTGTAAAACAACAGAGACTGACAAACAGCGCTATGTTTATCTATATGTTGAAG GTTGTTCTTTATCAGGGAATGAAGGATCAGTGGAGATCAGCAGATATTCAGGGGAATCTGTGCTTCTGTCCTGTTTGGTCAAATGTAGCGCCCGTCATGAACCAGATTCAGAGTTCAGATGGATATTACCAAACTCCAGAGAAATAAACCTGAACATTAACTCTGCTGAACTCAGTCGACTCTATCAGGGCAGATTTCAGATGTTTGATATAAAGTCAGGAAACCTCTCTCTGCTGATCTCTAACCTGACTGAGGAAGATGAAGGACTGTATTCCTGCTGGAGTAAAGAGAATCAACACAAGAACTTCAGACTCACTGttaaag GATGCACACTGCCAGAGACTGAGCGGGAACCTAAAACCAAGTACACGGGTGACTCTGTGCTTCTGTCCTGCTCATGTAAAGACCCAAACACCAAACCTGAGCACTTCAGATGGACCCATGTAGAGTCCAGTGGGACTGAAGTGTCCAGTCAAACTCTGCGGTATAAAGACAGAGTCCACACGTTTCACAAGACGACTCCATCAAATCTGTCTCTGTTGATCTCCAACCTGACTGAAGATGACCAGGGCACTTACAGATGCACAGTTAACAACAAAACATCCGCTGACACCAGACTCATCGTTAAAG GCTGTGTTTTATCCAAACATCACATCACCAAGAGCTCCCATCCAGGAGGATCCGTGATTCTTCCATGTTCCTGTGAAGATCCCAAAACCAGACCGGAGCACTTTGAATGGAAGCGAGCAGCTGTGAATGAGACGCTGGTTTCAGACGCTGAGGAGATCAACGGCCGATTCCAGACCATCAGAGATTCTCCTCATAATCTCTTCTTACGCATCTCAAACCTGACCGAGACTGACCGAGGACTGTATGTGTGCTCAGTCAACGGCAAACAATCCAGACACGTCAATCTCACTCTTACAG ATTCTGCTGTTATAAATCCTCTCGATTATCAGTACTATCTGATATTTCTGATCTGTCTGATGCTGCTGCTGGCGACTGGATGCATCTACCGGAGATTTAACCAAAGAG CTAAAGGAGGACGCAGAGAGATCCAGAGATCAAATGATGAG GATGACGTGACTTACTCCAGCGTCACACaaattaaagggaaaaaaagaccTTGCAAAAAG gAAGAAGAGGTTGTTTATTCGACTATGGCAGACATGAGCAGATCTACTCGG GAGGAGGTTTATTCATCTGTAGTCCACATCAAATCTCACAAACCACAATCCCGACTCATGAACACTGAGGAGGCCGTTGTCTACGCAAGTGTgcagaaagagaaaacatga